In the Armatimonadota bacterium genome, one interval contains:
- the dapA gene encoding 4-hydroxy-tetrahydrodipicolinate synthase yields the protein MVTPFASDGAIDWPGVDTLVTHLLTSGSHGLVVCGTTGESPALSHSEKVAMFRRVAGCAKGKPVIAGTGTNNTAESIELSREAVDAGVDGLLLVVPPYNKPSQAGMYSHFAAIAQSVPHTPCILYNVPSRTAQNLTADTTLRLARDVPNIVAIKEASGNLMQISEIAAGAPTAFAIYSGDDGMTLPILSIGGVGVVSVTAHLAGVETAEMVQAWFERDAARATRIHHSLLPLVQACFQPSTPSPVPLKAGLRMMGLPGGGVRPPLVQATPDEAAVMAAALTARGSAMARESAVL from the coding sequence ATGGTCACACCATTCGCATCGGATGGCGCCATCGACTGGCCCGGTGTTGATACACTGGTTACTCACCTTCTGACCAGTGGTTCGCACGGGCTGGTGGTTTGCGGTACTACCGGCGAGTCGCCGGCGCTTTCGCACAGCGAGAAGGTAGCCATGTTTCGGCGTGTGGCCGGCTGCGCAAAGGGCAAACCGGTAATAGCGGGCACCGGAACCAATAATACGGCCGAGAGTATTGAGCTCTCGCGCGAGGCAGTGGACGCCGGCGTGGACGGACTTCTGTTAGTGGTGCCGCCATACAACAAGCCATCGCAAGCCGGGATGTATTCCCATTTTGCGGCCATCGCGCAATCGGTGCCTCATACGCCGTGCATTCTGTATAACGTCCCGTCTCGAACGGCGCAGAATCTTACTGCGGACACAACACTGCGTCTGGCACGCGACGTTCCAAATATCGTGGCGATCAAGGAGGCATCGGGCAATCTCATGCAGATTTCCGAGATCGCTGCCGGCGCGCCAACAGCGTTCGCCATCTACAGCGGTGACGACGGAATGACGCTGCCAATCCTGTCGATCGGTGGTGTCGGTGTGGTCAGTGTCACGGCCCACCTGGCAGGCGTTGAAACGGCCGAGATGGTGCAAGCATGGTTCGAACGAGACGCAGCGCGCGCAACACGCATTCACCATAGCCTGCTGCCGCTGGTACAGGCATGTTTTCAACCCAGCACGCCGAGCCCTGTACCTTTGAAAGCGGGCCTGCGAATGATGGGTCTGCCTGGCGGCGGTGTGCGCCCGCCGCTGGTACAGGCAACGCCTGATGAGGCGGCTGTAATGGCTGCCGCCCTCACTGCCCGTGGATCCGCCATGGCGCGTGAGAGCGCCGTACTTTGA
- a CDS encoding ribonuclease J — protein sequence MLAFVYGETIVLVDAGVMFGNDEFPGVDLIIPDISWLAENREHVRGICLTHGHEDHIGALPYVLRQIQAPIYGTALTLGMARGKLSEHGLASASTLIEFGADPVILGELQVTAIHVTHSLPDAVSLAIGSPAGIVVHTSDFKLDASPIDGRLTDLSAFARFGDQGVRLLISDSVNVERKGWSPSEQSLVPVFDRYIRDSRGRIIVATFGSNLHRLQTVFNVAHRYGRKVAVYGRSMVQNVDIARQLGFIRFEDSDRIKPEDINQHHPGEIVICTTGSQGEPLAGLTRMSRDDNTRIHIDPTDTIILSSTPIPGNEDMVWRVVNRLFRRGANVIYDQVQNVHVSGHGYQEELKMMINLVRAHYVAPYHGEPRHYHAFRDMAIEMGYEEDQIVTFETGQMLVVNDDGVHMEPSPAQTGSVLVDSTSAAEISDVVLRDRRHLSQDGTVVVTVSIDRATGEILAGPDILSRGFLTELESVALFEEARQKVVEALAELSTADETDRDIALLAVQDTVARFLRRRTNKRPVVVPVVMEV from the coding sequence ATGCTCGCCTTTGTGTACGGCGAGACTATCGTGTTGGTAGATGCCGGCGTGATGTTTGGCAACGATGAGTTCCCGGGCGTAGACCTCATCATTCCGGATATATCATGGCTGGCTGAAAATCGCGAGCATGTGCGCGGAATCTGTCTAACCCACGGCCATGAGGATCACATCGGCGCACTCCCTTACGTGTTAAGGCAGATCCAGGCGCCGATCTATGGAACGGCGCTCACCCTGGGAATGGCACGGGGAAAGCTTTCGGAGCACGGCCTTGCCTCGGCGTCCACCCTCATCGAGTTCGGCGCCGATCCGGTGATCCTGGGCGAACTTCAGGTTACGGCCATACACGTGACCCATTCGCTTCCTGATGCCGTCAGCCTCGCTATAGGCTCCCCAGCGGGCATCGTGGTGCACACCAGTGACTTCAAGCTGGACGCATCGCCGATCGACGGTCGGCTTACCGATTTGTCGGCGTTCGCGCGTTTCGGCGATCAAGGCGTCCGGCTGCTGATCAGCGACAGCGTGAACGTGGAGCGGAAGGGCTGGAGCCCCTCGGAGCAGAGCCTGGTGCCTGTGTTCGACCGGTATATCCGCGACTCGCGTGGACGTATCATCGTGGCGACCTTCGGCTCGAACCTTCATCGCCTGCAAACGGTTTTCAACGTGGCGCACCGATATGGCCGCAAAGTGGCTGTATATGGCCGGAGCATGGTCCAGAATGTGGACATCGCGCGCCAGCTCGGTTTCATCCGCTTCGAGGACTCCGATCGCATCAAGCCGGAGGACATCAACCAGCACCATCCGGGCGAAATCGTAATCTGCACAACGGGCAGCCAGGGCGAGCCGCTTGCCGGACTCACGCGAATGAGTCGCGACGACAATACGCGCATTCATATCGATCCAACCGACACGATCATCCTCTCATCCACACCGATTCCCGGCAATGAGGATATGGTATGGCGGGTTGTCAACCGCCTGTTCCGTCGCGGCGCCAATGTCATCTATGATCAGGTGCAGAACGTGCACGTCTCCGGGCACGGGTACCAGGAAGAGTTGAAGATGATGATCAATCTGGTACGCGCGCACTATGTAGCGCCGTACCATGGAGAGCCGCGCCACTATCACGCCTTCCGGGATATGGCGATTGAGATGGGTTATGAGGAAGACCAGATTGTGACTTTTGAAACCGGTCAAATGCTCGTTGTGAACGACGACGGAGTGCATATGGAACCATCACCCGCACAGACCGGAAGCGTGTTGGTTGACAGCACCAGCGCGGCCGAAATCAGCGATGTTGTCCTGCGAGACCGGCGGCACCTCTCGCAAGACGGCACCGTGGTGGTTACGGTGAGCATTGACCGAGCCACTGGCGAGATACTTGCGGGCCCCGACATTTTATCGCGTGGCTTTCTTACCGAGTTGGAGAGCGTGGCGCTTTTCGAGGAGGCGCGACAGAAGGTTGTGGAGGCGCTTGCGGAGTTGTCTACGGCCGATGAGACGGACCGTGATATCGCCCTGCTGGCCGTTCAAGATACCGTTGCGCGCTTTCTGAGGCGACGCACCAACAAGAGGCCCGTGGTGGTGCCCGTGGTGATGGAGGTTTAA
- a CDS encoding HAD family hydrolase produces the protein MPDWPAAVFLDRDGVVMPETGAYIVRIHEVQLLPGAAEAIRRLNDNAIPAIVVTNQAGVARGALTSTMLAAIHLELTRRLDEAGARLDAIYACEHQDGDDCTCRKPLPGMLVCGAEKAGVRLNNCLMIGDSPRDIAAGAAVGCTTVLIGPSDGAANDCTPAPDHVFTSLYEAVKALVTDSSEARL, from the coding sequence GTGCCGGATTGGCCGGCGGCCGTGTTTCTGGACCGCGACGGGGTGGTGATGCCGGAAACGGGCGCCTATATCGTTCGCATCCATGAAGTCCAACTGCTTCCAGGGGCCGCGGAAGCCATACGGCGCCTGAACGACAACGCGATCCCAGCTATTGTGGTAACAAACCAGGCTGGGGTTGCGCGCGGAGCACTCACCAGCACGATGCTTGCGGCAATCCACCTTGAATTGACGCGACGGCTGGACGAAGCCGGTGCGCGCCTGGATGCCATCTACGCTTGTGAGCACCAGGACGGCGACGACTGCACGTGCAGAAAGCCGCTTCCCGGCATGCTGGTCTGTGGCGCGGAGAAGGCGGGCGTGCGTCTGAATAATTGCTTAATGATTGGTGACTCGCCGCGGGATATTGCCGCGGGAGCCGCTGTCGGCTGCACGACGGTGCTGATAGGCCCTAGCGACGGCGCCGCCAACGATTGCACTCCCGCGCCGGACCACGTATTCACCTCGCTATACGAGGCTGTAAAGGCACTCGTAACCGACTCCTCCGAAGCGCGGTTGTAG
- a CDS encoding methyltransferase domain-containing protein, producing MSGNSSAGAYPPAGAPYRFFEVCVDGRDWRLRGVLDQAALLEASGRFKSVPYGLLLWPSAVALAELLASEADLLAGARVLELGCGLGLPGLTALAAGASVTLSDHEPAAIELALENAALNGLPRPNVLVADWADWPTGASYDLVVAADVLYERAAGPALLDVVGRTVALGGAFIAADPERPQALEWFARAERAGWEAEIVGFRSASVPDEPTPRRISLLKLERRSTSCDAAG from the coding sequence GTGAGCGGCAACTCGAGCGCCGGCGCATATCCGCCGGCCGGTGCACCTTATCGGTTCTTTGAGGTGTGTGTTGACGGCCGCGATTGGCGGTTGAGAGGAGTGCTGGATCAGGCAGCTCTGCTGGAGGCCTCCGGTCGGTTCAAGTCGGTGCCGTACGGGCTGCTGCTTTGGCCGTCTGCTGTTGCATTGGCCGAGCTTCTCGCTTCGGAGGCGGATCTCCTGGCGGGCGCCCGCGTATTGGAATTGGGCTGCGGTCTGGGCTTGCCTGGTCTCACGGCTTTGGCCGCCGGCGCATCGGTAACACTGAGCGATCACGAGCCCGCTGCCATTGAGTTGGCGCTCGAAAACGCGGCGCTCAACGGCCTTCCCCGGCCCAATGTGCTTGTCGCCGACTGGGCGGACTGGCCGACCGGCGCCAGTTACGATCTGGTTGTTGCTGCCGACGTGCTGTACGAGCGCGCCGCGGGTCCCGCGCTTCTAGACGTGGTGGGTCGAACCGTCGCCTTGGGCGGAGCCTTCATTGCCGCGGATCCGGAACGCCCGCAGGCGCTGGAGTGGTTCGCTCGTGCTGAGCGTGCTGGATGGGAAGCAGAGATCGTTGGATTCCGGTCAGCTTCAGTGCCCGACGAACCGACTCCGCGCCGAATCAGCCTGCTGAAACTGGAGAGGCGGTCAACCTCGTGCGATGCGGCCGGCTGA
- a CDS encoding metallophosphoesterase, giving the protein MTNSSARTIHRINIGRRISYPVEVTEHTVRLEGISEAWVGATIAQITDIHAGFARLESVYDTVVRLVCSRRPTVILFTGDFVNDSRPGNSFRIRELLSRFSAPCGLFGSPGNHDHRRGWQATLEDVEAAGVRILCNANVRLPGGLWLAGIDDLDDGKPDLEATLRGIETGEPAVLMSHNPRTIERVGDRPLLVLSGHTHGGQFRLPFPTPGMVCRWHLNCRQVAGWYTNGRAQAYVSRGVGVTGQPFRINCPAEVAFFTLAPSVPQTATSGSA; this is encoded by the coding sequence ATGACGAACTCCTCGGCCCGCACAATTCATCGCATCAATATCGGTCGTCGGATCTCCTATCCCGTGGAGGTTACCGAGCACACGGTTCGGCTGGAAGGCATCAGCGAGGCGTGGGTTGGGGCAACCATTGCCCAGATTACGGATATCCATGCCGGATTCGCTCGACTGGAATCGGTGTACGATACGGTGGTACGGCTGGTATGCAGTCGCCGGCCAACCGTGATCCTGTTCACGGGCGACTTCGTGAACGACAGTCGGCCCGGTAACAGCTTCCGTATTCGGGAGCTGCTGAGCCGGTTCAGCGCGCCGTGTGGCTTGTTCGGCAGCCCCGGCAACCACGACCACCGGCGAGGCTGGCAGGCAACGCTTGAAGATGTGGAGGCAGCCGGCGTACGCATCCTCTGCAACGCCAATGTACGGCTGCCGGGCGGCCTCTGGTTGGCTGGTATTGATGATCTTGATGATGGCAAGCCGGATTTGGAGGCGACTTTACGAGGCATAGAAACGGGCGAGCCTGCCGTTCTGATGTCGCACAACCCGCGTACTATCGAGCGCGTTGGGGATCGGCCGCTGCTGGTGCTCAGCGGCCACACGCATGGGGGCCAATTCCGCCTGCCATTTCCCACGCCCGGTATGGTCTGCCGCTGGCACCTGAACTGCAGGCAGGTTGCCGGTTGGTATACAAACGGCCGCGCTCAGGCGTACGTCTCGAGAGGCGTCGGAGTAACGGGGCAGCCATTTCGCATCAACTGTCCGGCGGAAGTCGCATTCTTTACGCTCGCTCCGTCGGTTCCGCAAACGGCGACTTCCGGTTCGGCGTGA
- a CDS encoding protein kinase: MTTGPVSQSLGCESLCACIQALHQTEYGVADLFRGKYRIIRELARSNDIVYEGLDVTLGRRIAIKELNIAPTLAGQARRDRIERFHREARAAGRLSHPNIVSVYDYGEEHGRYFIAMEFLDGQSLRERLQTQGAVPILDAIAIMRQVLDALQYAHAHRVVHRDIKPDNIQLLPGSHVKLTDFGIARLVEEPNMTNAGQVYGTPSYMSPEQITGGAIDARSDLFSAGVVLYEMLSGHKPFLGDSVVSITWSVMNSEPAQMRGVPGPLDSVARRAMSKPVEARYRSAEEMNAALNEAEAAISGRWLTPPVEPSMGHPGLPLPSTPFPMTSAPPPPITSGQTVLAFNAQPAARRRRKPLRLSPAARLILICLAAGAAIALLLSFGVLGVVNGYSEYAQSSLLTRARVAIQRGDSAYNEGRYTAAAKLFEKALREDPPQPDRSIVTANLYNTYLQLAMHADQAAQLDAAAGWCRKAIALNGAAANAHVEYARVLTELGQTSNADQERTQAGSQSGVSVPARVDESPSSDATGAVGDGYVEQQRLQAQQLIRAGDALQQQGDTDGARAKWLQAIALAPGTPERDAAQQRLDQTAGQEQIPQ; encoded by the coding sequence ATGACAACCGGCCCTGTGAGCCAGTCTCTAGGGTGTGAGTCGTTGTGCGCCTGCATTCAGGCGCTCCACCAGACGGAGTACGGAGTGGCGGATCTCTTTCGCGGAAAATATCGTATCATTCGCGAGCTTGCACGAAGCAACGATATTGTCTACGAGGGGCTAGACGTAACACTTGGCCGCAGAATTGCAATCAAAGAGCTCAACATCGCACCCACCCTTGCCGGGCAAGCGCGACGCGACCGGATTGAGCGGTTTCATCGCGAGGCACGAGCAGCCGGCCGACTGAGTCACCCGAACATCGTTTCGGTATATGACTACGGCGAAGAACATGGCCGCTATTTTATTGCGATGGAGTTCCTGGACGGCCAGTCGCTGCGCGAACGTCTCCAGACCCAGGGCGCCGTTCCTATTCTGGACGCGATCGCGATCATGCGTCAGGTGCTCGACGCGCTGCAGTATGCGCACGCGCACCGCGTAGTGCATCGCGATATCAAGCCTGACAACATTCAGCTTTTGCCTGGCAGTCACGTTAAGCTTACGGATTTCGGCATCGCCAGGCTGGTCGAAGAGCCAAACATGACGAATGCCGGCCAGGTTTATGGAACGCCAAGTTACATGTCGCCAGAGCAGATTACCGGTGGCGCAATCGACGCGCGGTCCGACCTGTTTTCGGCCGGCGTGGTGCTGTACGAGATGTTAAGCGGACATAAGCCATTTCTGGGCGATTCCGTGGTCTCAATCACGTGGTCCGTGATGAACAGTGAGCCGGCGCAGATGCGCGGGGTTCCGGGCCCGCTCGACTCCGTTGCTCGCCGTGCAATGTCCAAACCGGTGGAGGCGCGGTATCGCTCCGCGGAGGAGATGAACGCGGCCTTGAATGAGGCCGAAGCGGCGATCTCGGGACGATGGTTGACGCCGCCGGTTGAACCCAGCATGGGGCATCCCGGCTTGCCGCTCCCCTCAACGCCGTTTCCCATGACTTCCGCGCCGCCGCCACCTATTACCAGTGGCCAAACGGTGTTGGCATTTAATGCCCAGCCGGCGGCGCGCCGGCGACGCAAACCACTCCGCCTCAGTCCGGCGGCGCGGCTCATACTCATTTGTCTCGCCGCGGGCGCTGCCATCGCGCTGCTGTTATCGTTCGGTGTGCTTGGTGTGGTGAACGGATACTCCGAGTACGCGCAGAGCTCGCTTCTGACCCGTGCCCGGGTCGCGATACAGCGCGGGGACTCAGCATATAACGAGGGAAGATATACAGCAGCTGCAAAGTTGTTCGAAAAGGCGCTCCGCGAGGATCCGCCGCAGCCGGATCGGAGTATCGTCACCGCGAACCTCTATAACACGTACCTGCAGCTAGCCATGCATGCCGACCAGGCGGCCCAGCTGGATGCGGCCGCAGGATGGTGTCGCAAGGCGATCGCGCTTAACGGCGCCGCCGCCAACGCGCACGTGGAGTACGCACGTGTGCTGACGGAACTTGGTCAGACCAGCAACGCCGATCAGGAACGGACGCAGGCAGGTTCGCAAAGCGGTGTGTCGGTTCCAGCCCGTGTCGACGAAAGCCCCTCCTCCGACGCTACCGGCGCAGTCGGCGATGGATACGTAGAACAGCAACGGTTGCAAGCTCAGCAGTTGATTCGGGCGGGCGACGCACTGCAGCAACAGGGCGACACCGATGGCGCCCGCGCCAAATGGCTCCAGGCAATCGCTTTGGCACCGGGCACGCCGGAGCGCGACGCCGCACAGCAGCGCCTGGACCAGACTGCCGGGCAGGAGCAGATACCGCAGTAG
- the cdaA gene encoding diadenylate cyclase CdaA — translation MGAPLPGNETALSTIMGLHPLLSAMRGLVTWAGALDVLVVAWLIYRLLLLVRGSRAMQILGGLLTLVLALFVSEKLQLNTLNWLLHQVLPLGPVALVILFYPELRHALEEFGPRFWGMGLHRNSPDDNAIEAVVSALTGLSDSKTGGLVVFARTTGLDEIIASGTPLDCAVSPAIVETIFHKGTPLHDGAVVIKAGRIAAAGCILPLTDRPRLDAAFHTRHKAALGMSENSDAVVAIVSEETGTISLAVGGKLIRGLRGDSLRRRLDALLSPQDRLPSVVSLRKVARRHAQPRPEEDDAPADRPHAGAGHR, via the coding sequence GTGGGTGCGCCGTTACCCGGGAACGAAACCGCGCTCAGCACGATCATGGGACTTCATCCGCTTCTCTCCGCAATGCGCGGTCTGGTCACGTGGGCCGGCGCACTCGACGTACTGGTGGTGGCATGGCTCATCTACCGCCTGCTTTTACTCGTGCGCGGTTCGCGGGCCATGCAGATCCTCGGTGGTCTGTTGACCCTGGTGCTGGCCCTGTTCGTCAGCGAGAAGCTGCAACTCAACACACTCAACTGGCTGCTGCACCAGGTGCTTCCGTTGGGGCCCGTTGCACTTGTTATTCTCTTTTACCCCGAATTGCGCCATGCCCTGGAGGAGTTCGGCCCCAGGTTCTGGGGCATGGGATTGCACCGCAACAGCCCCGATGACAACGCCATTGAGGCGGTGGTATCGGCGCTTACCGGGCTCAGCGATAGCAAAACGGGCGGTTTGGTCGTGTTTGCTCGTACCACCGGATTGGACGAGATCATCGCATCGGGAACGCCACTGGATTGCGCGGTATCGCCCGCGATAGTGGAAACCATTTTCCACAAAGGCACGCCACTGCATGACGGCGCAGTGGTCATCAAAGCCGGGCGGATCGCCGCTGCCGGCTGCATTCTGCCGCTTACAGACCGCCCTCGGCTGGATGCGGCTTTCCACACGCGTCACAAGGCCGCTTTAGGTATGTCCGAGAACAGTGATGCTGTTGTGGCTATTGTGTCGGAAGAGACCGGTACGATATCCTTGGCAGTTGGCGGCAAGCTGATTCGCGGCCTGCGTGGCGACTCGCTTCGGCGCCGTCTTGACGCCCTCCTTTCGCCTCAAGACCGGCTGCCCTCGGTCGTAAGCCTGCGCAAGGTCGCCCGACGGCACGCGCAGCCACGCCCAGAGGAGGACGACGCGCCGGCCGACCGACCGCACGCCGGAGCTGGCCACCGATGA
- a CDS encoding DUF4129 domain-containing protein, with protein MTALQIRVGTPISRCVWRLAPIWLVTWMAVPLGAAAQTPQRIHQDLHAILSSHAFHTGPLKESDLNRRVKGFADWFAQHAPWLRRLRLAPAFGPGWRIPSTPGLQWLIVLTTFGVAVWLLLKLWPSIRAALTNRTRRTRAGRFPPVEVKRAPAAATPESHLETARDLARNGEYRGAFREAYLALLGLSARAAGCGLSDGWTNVEAVLRLTPLLPASISTPLSRQTAQFERIWYGSAVTHADQVAACISECSRIIQPHVPVDA; from the coding sequence TTGACGGCGCTGCAGATTCGAGTCGGCACGCCGATATCACGGTGTGTCTGGCGCCTGGCGCCGATATGGCTGGTGACCTGGATGGCGGTGCCGCTCGGCGCGGCGGCGCAAACTCCACAGCGCATTCACCAGGATTTGCATGCGATTCTGTCGTCACACGCCTTCCACACCGGACCTCTCAAAGAGAGCGACCTCAATCGCCGTGTAAAGGGCTTTGCCGATTGGTTTGCCCAGCACGCACCCTGGCTCCGGCGCCTACGGTTGGCTCCGGCGTTCGGGCCGGGATGGAGGATACCGTCAACGCCTGGGCTGCAGTGGCTGATAGTGCTTACCACGTTCGGCGTAGCGGTTTGGCTCCTCCTCAAGTTATGGCCAAGCATACGGGCCGCTCTCACCAACCGCACTCGGCGCACGCGCGCCGGCCGGTTCCCACCGGTTGAGGTAAAGCGGGCGCCTGCAGCCGCAACTCCGGAATCGCACCTCGAAACAGCGCGCGACCTGGCTAGAAACGGCGAGTATCGCGGCGCATTCCGCGAAGCTTACCTCGCCTTGCTGGGACTATCCGCACGAGCGGCGGGGTGTGGCCTTTCTGACGGATGGACCAACGTTGAGGCCGTTTTGCGCCTCACTCCGCTGCTTCCCGCATCCATCTCAACGCCTCTATCCAGGCAGACGGCACAGTTCGAACGGATCTGGTATGGCAGCGCAGTTACGCACGCAGACCAGGTGGCGGCGTGTATTTCGGAATGCAGCCGGATAATTCAGCCACACGTGCCGGTGGACGCCTGA
- a CDS encoding DUF4350 domain-containing protein, translated as MTTTRHSSGPAPSQLASVCVLTAVCAAFGLFRLALDRAVATPSNAAAPSVGSATPAGVKAAYELMRAEGYRVGTWNAGFSKLHQSTAAVLLVTLPIQQPITMQEEQDLSRWVRNGGTLVAFLSRRGSAALLASMPAGLQLAAGAGYDSGGPVRPVIDTFRFGPLAPASASRLELSPHSAWTPIYVDTGGVLVATARSGKGRTMAVADGGIISNRTIAEANNAVLLVSSGRVLNYTRTSRILFDEYHHQSGRTSPLPEVGMWRLAPPWLKYLAVALVVLGLFSLASAQFCIPPVGAVTPRAEGAATDYLEELARWYQRCHAQAWALSALNAYYFQQNPASGGSAADEPQIGLLEHARMLHTRWKKGTDA; from the coding sequence TTGACGACCACAAGGCACTCATCCGGTCCGGCGCCGTCGCAGCTCGCATCGGTATGCGTGTTGACCGCCGTGTGCGCAGCCTTCGGTCTGTTTCGACTTGCCCTGGACCGTGCCGTAGCGACGCCGTCCAACGCGGCAGCGCCCTCGGTTGGTAGCGCCACGCCGGCGGGTGTTAAAGCAGCCTACGAACTGATGCGTGCCGAAGGCTATCGCGTAGGCACCTGGAACGCCGGATTCTCCAAACTTCATCAGAGCACCGCAGCAGTGCTTCTTGTAACACTACCTATCCAGCAGCCAATCACGATGCAGGAGGAACAAGATCTGAGTCGGTGGGTACGAAATGGCGGTACGCTCGTCGCGTTCTTATCACGGCGCGGCTCGGCCGCGCTCCTGGCCTCGATGCCGGCAGGTTTGCAACTGGCTGCCGGAGCCGGGTACGACTCCGGTGGGCCGGTGAGACCCGTGATCGATACCTTCCGCTTCGGCCCGCTGGCGCCGGCCTCTGCAAGCCGGCTCGAATTGTCGCCACACTCCGCCTGGACGCCGATTTACGTGGACACCGGCGGCGTACTCGTAGCCACCGCAAGATCGGGAAAAGGCCGTACCATGGCAGTGGCGGATGGCGGAATCATCTCAAACCGTACGATCGCCGAAGCGAATAACGCGGTTCTGCTCGTGAGCAGCGGACGCGTACTGAATTACACGCGAACATCGCGCATACTTTTTGACGAGTATCACCATCAGAGCGGCAGAACTTCGCCATTACCTGAAGTCGGAATGTGGAGGTTGGCACCGCCGTGGCTGAAGTACCTCGCCGTTGCGCTCGTCGTTCTCGGCCTGTTCTCCCTGGCTAGCGCTCAGTTCTGTATACCGCCGGTGGGCGCGGTCACCCCTCGAGCAGAGGGAGCTGCCACGGATTACCTCGAGGAGCTTGCCCGCTGGTACCAGCGCTGCCACGCGCAAGCATGGGCGCTGTCGGCACTGAACGCATACTATTTCCAGCAGAATCCGGCATCGGGCGGATCTGCGGCCGACGAGCCGCAGATCGGCCTGTTGGAGCACGCACGGATGCTGCATACGCGCTGGAAGAAAGGGACTGACGCATGA
- a CDS encoding AAA family ATPase, with translation MTAIDDIDPEAEQRSVSVAVVCAAIRQEAHRALVAQDELLDSLLIALLARGHVLVEGPPGVAKTLAVRVLARCLGLSFGRIQFTPDLMPADVLGSSIYDQAAGTFRFRPGPLFASLILADEINRTPPRTQSALLEAMEERHVTADGVVHHLGEFFMVCATQNPIEFEGTYPLPEAQLDRFLLKIKVDYPSEADECILLDRVRDGFRADVLDAVGLRRVAGETELAACRAEVDRVLVSDDICRYIAQLVRSTREHPKTMLGASPRAAVLMLHAVRASAAMRGIQFATPDDVKRVALPLMRHRLLIDPDAELDGVTPDAVISELLASVPVPR, from the coding sequence ATGACGGCCATCGACGACATCGATCCCGAAGCTGAACAGCGATCCGTTTCCGTGGCAGTGGTCTGCGCCGCGATCCGCCAGGAGGCGCATCGCGCGCTCGTCGCTCAGGACGAACTACTCGACAGCTTACTGATCGCGCTGCTCGCTCGTGGGCATGTGTTGGTAGAGGGACCGCCCGGAGTCGCCAAGACTCTTGCCGTCCGCGTGCTGGCCCGCTGCCTGGGTCTCTCGTTCGGGCGTATCCAGTTTACACCCGACCTGATGCCGGCAGACGTTCTCGGATCCTCCATCTACGATCAGGCTGCGGGGACGTTCCGATTTCGTCCAGGTCCGCTGTTTGCCTCATTGATTCTGGCAGACGAGATCAACCGAACGCCGCCACGGACGCAATCTGCGCTGCTGGAGGCTATGGAGGAGCGTCACGTGACTGCGGATGGCGTTGTGCACCACCTCGGCGAATTCTTCATGGTATGCGCCACGCAGAATCCCATCGAATTCGAAGGCACCTATCCGCTGCCCGAGGCACAACTGGACCGCTTCCTTCTGAAAATCAAGGTTGATTATCCGAGCGAAGCGGACGAGTGCATTTTGCTGGACCGCGTGCGCGACGGGTTTAGAGCAGACGTTCTGGACGCCGTCGGCTTGAGGAGAGTTGCGGGAGAGACCGAGCTTGCCGCGTGCCGTGCCGAGGTGGACCGCGTACTGGTCTCCGACGATATCTGCCGTTACATCGCTCAGCTGGTTCGTTCCACGCGGGAGCATCCAAAGACGATGCTGGGCGCCAGCCCACGCGCAGCGGTACTGATGCTCCACGCAGTAAGGGCAAGCGCCGCGATGCGTGGCATCCAATTCGCCACCCCGGATGACGTGAAGCGCGTCGCATTACCGCTCATGCGCCATCGGCTGTTGATCGATCCCGACGCAGAGTTAGACGGCGTCACGCCCGACGCAGTCATCTCGGAGCTGCTAGCATCCGTACCGGTTCCGAGGTAG